Proteins encoded together in one Penaeus vannamei isolate JL-2024 chromosome 9, ASM4276789v1, whole genome shotgun sequence window:
- the Ptpmeg2 gene encoding tyrosine-protein phosphatase non-receptor type 9 isoform X3, with protein MKIKESIRSRRLPERRKEAVGAGGGGVGGGGGGAGGSSGAEMRLNRSNRMTEVSHQADAKHKATKEFVEQVNELRRSRNVGPLSWNTAVKFLMARKFDVSRAVSLYEQHEITRHREGLTHLNPSSDPLRTELTTGKFTILPCRDTSGAAIAVFTARLHDPRATTQQTTLQGVVYQLDAALESRETQRCGLIFIYDMSESAYQNFDYQLSQKILTLLKGGYPARLKKVLIVTAPLWFKAPFKVLRLFVREKLRDRVYTVSLSELVNHIPGDCLPVELGGNLIIDHNAWLLRCLASMPNRHPSLLCESELPLPPQSALCSPGSQKHSTMVPTGDHDPNLSSQDQLCPDFSDDDRSSCEKSFSHDEDDLEGEADDLDTEGRLSSLTTVEEKTVSEDGKQKEDENEHSSSLKGECSPEPDRQNTVHLNGHVMHDKERLSGRVSPLAPPSSGSSGFSDDDSLHYDDGRGLSLEEFVRHLRDKGRQGLYHDYTQIKSRPPDGTFENSRKRWNQIKNRYTDVLCFDHSRVVLSAEDEEGHTDYINANYVDGYKQKNAFISTQGPLPGTFGDFWRMIWEQRVCVIVMTTRAVERGRTKCGQYWPVEQDGQVSHSHFTIKNTNVYQFRDYTVSALTIVDNKSGDERKVEHMQFTSWPDYGVPDSAMAMLDFLAHVREAQARLTTSLGDKWTGHPLGPPIVVHCSAGIGRTGTFCTLDICIRRLEEVGTIEVKGTVEKIRSQRAYSIQMPDQYVFCHLALLEYALHNGKLVEVDLTGFEEDGSESD; from the exons GCGACGAAAGAGTTTGTAGAGCAAGTTAATGAGCTGCGACGGTCTCGGAACGTTGGGCCTCTGTCATGGAATACAGCTGTCAAGTTTCTTATGGCAAGGAAATTTGATGTTAGCAG AGCTGTGAGTTTATACGAGCAACACGAAATAACCAGACACAGGGAAGGCCTCACCCATCTCAATCCCTCCTCAGATCCACTTCGGACTGAGCTTACCACAGGGAAATTTACCATCCTA CCGTGCCGAGACACTTCTGGGGCAGCCATTGCAGTTTTTACCGCCCGGCTTCATGACCCTCGTGCCACCACCCAGCAAACAACGCTGCAGGGAGTTGTCTACCAGTTAGACGCTGCTTTAGAGTCAAGAGAGACCCAACGATGCGGGCTGATTTTCATCTATGATATGAGCGAGTCTGCATACCAAAATTTTGACTATCAGTTGTCACAAAAAATTCTTACTTTATTGAAG gGCGGATATCCAGCACGTTTGAAAAAGGTGCTGATTGTAACTGCGCCATTGTGGTTCAAGGCGCCTTTCAAAGttctgcgtttgtttgtgcgaGAGAAGTTGCGTGACCGTGTctacactgtctctctttctgag CTTGTAAATCATATACCTGGGGATTGTCTGCCAGTAGAACTGGGAGGGAACCTCATCATTGACCACAACGCGTGGTTGTTACGGTGCCTTGCCTCCATGCCCAACAGGCACCCGTCCCTCTTGTGTGAGTCTGAACTCCCTCTGCCGCCCCAGTCAGCCCTCTGTTCTCCAGGCTCCCAAAAGCATTCTACCATGGTACCTACAGGGGACCACGATCCTAATCTGTCATCGCAAGATCAG CTATGTCCAGACTTCAGTGATGATGACCGGAGTTCTTGTGAGAAGAGCTTCTCCCATGATGAGGATGACTTAGAAGGAGAAGCTGATGATCTAGACACAGAAGGAAGACTATCTAGTCTAACGACTGTGGAAGAGAAGACAGTGAGTGAAGATGGGAagcaaaaggaagatgaaaatgagCATAGCTCAAGTTTAAAGGGAGAATGCTCCCCAGAGCCAGATAGACAGAATACTGTACATCTTAATGGACATGTCATGCACGACAAGGAACGACTCAGTG GCAGGGTTTCTCCTCTTGCTCCACCAAGCAGTGGAAGCAGTGGATTTAGCGACGATGACAGCCTTCACTATGATGACGGGCGGGGGCTATCCTTGGAGGAGTTTGTGCGTCACTTGAGAGACAAGGGACGGCAAGGGCTCTACCACGACTATACACAGATAAAGAGTCGACCCCCAGATGGAACTTTTGAGAATTCCAG GAAAAGATGGAACCAGAttaaaaatagatacacagacgTTCTATGTTTTGATCACTCACGGGTAGTTCTGAGTGCAGAGGATGAAGAGGGACACACTGACTACATTAATGCTAACTATGTTGATGGTTACAAGCAGAAGAATGCATTCATCTCTACACAAG gtCCTTTACCTGGAACGTTTGGAGACTTCTGGCGAATGATCTGGGAGCAAAGAGTTTGTGTTATTGTGATGACAACCAGAGCAGTAGAACGAGGAAGAACCAAGTGCGGGCAATACTGGCCAGTTGAACAAGATGGTCAGGTGTCACATTCACATTTTACTATCAAGAACACCAATGTCTATCAGTTCAGGGATTACACTGTGTCTGCTCTTACGATTGTAGATAATAAG AGTGGTGATGAGAGGAAGGTAGAACATATGCAGTTCACTTCCTGGCCAGACTATGGTGTCCCAGACTCAGCAATGGCCATGCTAGATTTCTTAGCCCATGTTCGGGAAGCGCAAGCTCGCCTGACGACAAGCCTTGGAGATAAATGGACTGGGCATCCCCTGGGACCTCCCATTGTAGTTCACTGTTCAGCTGGCATTGGTAGAACAG GAACCTTCTGCACCCTTGATATATGCATCCGCCGTTTAGAGGAAGTGGGAACAATAGAGGTGAAGGGAACGGTGGAGAAAATCCGTTCCCAGAGGGCCTACTCCATCCAGATGCCAGACCAGTATGTGTTCTGCCACCTGGCTCTCTTGGAGTATGCCTTACACAACGGCAAATTAGTGGAAGTTGACCTCACTGGTTTTGAGGAAGATGGCTCTGAATCCGACTAA
- the Ptpmeg2 gene encoding tyrosine-protein phosphatase non-receptor type 9 isoform X5, protein MKIKESIRSRRLPERRKEAVGAGGGGVGGGGGGAGGSSGAEMRLNRSNRMTEATKEFVEQVNELRRSRNVGPLSWNTAVKFLMARKFDVSRAVSLYEQHEITRHREGLTHLNPSSDPLRTELTTGKFTILPCRDTSGAAIAVFTARLHDPRATTQQTTLQGVVYQLDAALESRETQRCGLIFIYDMSESAYQNFDYQLSQKILTLLKGGYPARLKKVLIVTAPLWFKAPFKVLRLFVREKLRDRVYTVSLSELVNHIPGDCLPVELGGNLIIDHNAWLLRCLASMPNRHPSLLCESELPLPPQSALCSPGSQKHSTMVPTGDHDPNLSSQDQLCPDFSDDDRSSCEKSFSHDEDDLEGEADDLDTEGRLSSLTTVEEKTVSEDGKQKEDENEHSSSLKGECSPEPDRQNTVHLNGHVMHDKERLSGRVSPLAPPSSGSSGFSDDDSLHYDDGRGLSLEEFVRHLRDKGRQGLYHDYTQIKSRPPDGTFENSRKRWNQIKNRYTDVLCFDHSRVVLSAEDEEGHTDYINANYVDGYKQKNAFISTQGPLPGTFGDFWRMIWEQRVCVIVMTTRAVERGRTKCGQYWPVEQDGQVSHSHFTIKNTNVYQFRDYTVSALTIVDNKSGDERKVEHMQFTSWPDYGVPDSAMAMLDFLAHVREAQARLTTSLGDKWTGHPLGPPIVVHCSAGIGRTGTFCTLDICIRRLEEVGTIEVKGTVEKIRSQRAYSIQMPDQYVFCHLALLEYALHNGKLVEVDLTGFEEDGSESD, encoded by the exons GCGACGAAAGAGTTTGTAGAGCAAGTTAATGAGCTGCGACGGTCTCGGAACGTTGGGCCTCTGTCATGGAATACAGCTGTCAAGTTTCTTATGGCAAGGAAATTTGATGTTAGCAG AGCTGTGAGTTTATACGAGCAACACGAAATAACCAGACACAGGGAAGGCCTCACCCATCTCAATCCCTCCTCAGATCCACTTCGGACTGAGCTTACCACAGGGAAATTTACCATCCTA CCGTGCCGAGACACTTCTGGGGCAGCCATTGCAGTTTTTACCGCCCGGCTTCATGACCCTCGTGCCACCACCCAGCAAACAACGCTGCAGGGAGTTGTCTACCAGTTAGACGCTGCTTTAGAGTCAAGAGAGACCCAACGATGCGGGCTGATTTTCATCTATGATATGAGCGAGTCTGCATACCAAAATTTTGACTATCAGTTGTCACAAAAAATTCTTACTTTATTGAAG gGCGGATATCCAGCACGTTTGAAAAAGGTGCTGATTGTAACTGCGCCATTGTGGTTCAAGGCGCCTTTCAAAGttctgcgtttgtttgtgcgaGAGAAGTTGCGTGACCGTGTctacactgtctctctttctgag CTTGTAAATCATATACCTGGGGATTGTCTGCCAGTAGAACTGGGAGGGAACCTCATCATTGACCACAACGCGTGGTTGTTACGGTGCCTTGCCTCCATGCCCAACAGGCACCCGTCCCTCTTGTGTGAGTCTGAACTCCCTCTGCCGCCCCAGTCAGCCCTCTGTTCTCCAGGCTCCCAAAAGCATTCTACCATGGTACCTACAGGGGACCACGATCCTAATCTGTCATCGCAAGATCAG CTATGTCCAGACTTCAGTGATGATGACCGGAGTTCTTGTGAGAAGAGCTTCTCCCATGATGAGGATGACTTAGAAGGAGAAGCTGATGATCTAGACACAGAAGGAAGACTATCTAGTCTAACGACTGTGGAAGAGAAGACAGTGAGTGAAGATGGGAagcaaaaggaagatgaaaatgagCATAGCTCAAGTTTAAAGGGAGAATGCTCCCCAGAGCCAGATAGACAGAATACTGTACATCTTAATGGACATGTCATGCACGACAAGGAACGACTCAGTG GCAGGGTTTCTCCTCTTGCTCCACCAAGCAGTGGAAGCAGTGGATTTAGCGACGATGACAGCCTTCACTATGATGACGGGCGGGGGCTATCCTTGGAGGAGTTTGTGCGTCACTTGAGAGACAAGGGACGGCAAGGGCTCTACCACGACTATACACAGATAAAGAGTCGACCCCCAGATGGAACTTTTGAGAATTCCAG GAAAAGATGGAACCAGAttaaaaatagatacacagacgTTCTATGTTTTGATCACTCACGGGTAGTTCTGAGTGCAGAGGATGAAGAGGGACACACTGACTACATTAATGCTAACTATGTTGATGGTTACAAGCAGAAGAATGCATTCATCTCTACACAAG gtCCTTTACCTGGAACGTTTGGAGACTTCTGGCGAATGATCTGGGAGCAAAGAGTTTGTGTTATTGTGATGACAACCAGAGCAGTAGAACGAGGAAGAACCAAGTGCGGGCAATACTGGCCAGTTGAACAAGATGGTCAGGTGTCACATTCACATTTTACTATCAAGAACACCAATGTCTATCAGTTCAGGGATTACACTGTGTCTGCTCTTACGATTGTAGATAATAAG AGTGGTGATGAGAGGAAGGTAGAACATATGCAGTTCACTTCCTGGCCAGACTATGGTGTCCCAGACTCAGCAATGGCCATGCTAGATTTCTTAGCCCATGTTCGGGAAGCGCAAGCTCGCCTGACGACAAGCCTTGGAGATAAATGGACTGGGCATCCCCTGGGACCTCCCATTGTAGTTCACTGTTCAGCTGGCATTGGTAGAACAG GAACCTTCTGCACCCTTGATATATGCATCCGCCGTTTAGAGGAAGTGGGAACAATAGAGGTGAAGGGAACGGTGGAGAAAATCCGTTCCCAGAGGGCCTACTCCATCCAGATGCCAGACCAGTATGTGTTCTGCCACCTGGCTCTCTTGGAGTATGCCTTACACAACGGCAAATTAGTGGAAGTTGACCTCACTGGTTTTGAGGAAGATGGCTCTGAATCCGACTAA
- the Ptpmeg2 gene encoding tyrosine-protein phosphatase non-receptor type 9 isoform X6 — MASPASRRGLGARRGRGLSRGGEAGALFVLISKGLGFEFFSRRWKATKEFVEQVNELRRSRNVGPLSWNTAVKFLMARKFDVSRAVSLYEQHEITRHREGLTHLNPSSDPLRTELTTGKFTILPCRDTSGAAIAVFTARLHDPRATTQQTTLQGVVYQLDAALESRETQRCGLIFIYDMSESAYQNFDYQLSQKILTLLKGGYPARLKKVLIVTAPLWFKAPFKVLRLFVREKLRDRVYTVSLSELVNHIPGDCLPVELGGNLIIDHNAWLLRCLASMPNRHPSLLCESELPLPPQSALCSPGSQKHSTMVPTGDHDPNLSSQDQLCPDFSDDDRSSCEKSFSHDEDDLEGEADDLDTEGRLSSLTTVEEKTVSEDGKQKEDENEHSSSLKGECSPEPDRQNTVHLNGHVMHDKERLSGRVSPLAPPSSGSSGFSDDDSLHYDDGRGLSLEEFVRHLRDKGRQGLYHDYTQIKSRPPDGTFENSRKRWNQIKNRYTDVLCFDHSRVVLSAEDEEGHTDYINANYVDGYKQKNAFISTQGPLPGTFGDFWRMIWEQRVCVIVMTTRAVERGRTKCGQYWPVEQDGQVSHSHFTIKNTNVYQFRDYTVSALTIVDNKSGDERKVEHMQFTSWPDYGVPDSAMAMLDFLAHVREAQARLTTSLGDKWTGHPLGPPIVVHCSAGIGRTGTFCTLDICIRRLEEVGTIEVKGTVEKIRSQRAYSIQMPDQYVFCHLALLEYALHNGKLVEVDLTGFEEDGSESD; from the exons GCGACGAAAGAGTTTGTAGAGCAAGTTAATGAGCTGCGACGGTCTCGGAACGTTGGGCCTCTGTCATGGAATACAGCTGTCAAGTTTCTTATGGCAAGGAAATTTGATGTTAGCAG AGCTGTGAGTTTATACGAGCAACACGAAATAACCAGACACAGGGAAGGCCTCACCCATCTCAATCCCTCCTCAGATCCACTTCGGACTGAGCTTACCACAGGGAAATTTACCATCCTA CCGTGCCGAGACACTTCTGGGGCAGCCATTGCAGTTTTTACCGCCCGGCTTCATGACCCTCGTGCCACCACCCAGCAAACAACGCTGCAGGGAGTTGTCTACCAGTTAGACGCTGCTTTAGAGTCAAGAGAGACCCAACGATGCGGGCTGATTTTCATCTATGATATGAGCGAGTCTGCATACCAAAATTTTGACTATCAGTTGTCACAAAAAATTCTTACTTTATTGAAG gGCGGATATCCAGCACGTTTGAAAAAGGTGCTGATTGTAACTGCGCCATTGTGGTTCAAGGCGCCTTTCAAAGttctgcgtttgtttgtgcgaGAGAAGTTGCGTGACCGTGTctacactgtctctctttctgag CTTGTAAATCATATACCTGGGGATTGTCTGCCAGTAGAACTGGGAGGGAACCTCATCATTGACCACAACGCGTGGTTGTTACGGTGCCTTGCCTCCATGCCCAACAGGCACCCGTCCCTCTTGTGTGAGTCTGAACTCCCTCTGCCGCCCCAGTCAGCCCTCTGTTCTCCAGGCTCCCAAAAGCATTCTACCATGGTACCTACAGGGGACCACGATCCTAATCTGTCATCGCAAGATCAG CTATGTCCAGACTTCAGTGATGATGACCGGAGTTCTTGTGAGAAGAGCTTCTCCCATGATGAGGATGACTTAGAAGGAGAAGCTGATGATCTAGACACAGAAGGAAGACTATCTAGTCTAACGACTGTGGAAGAGAAGACAGTGAGTGAAGATGGGAagcaaaaggaagatgaaaatgagCATAGCTCAAGTTTAAAGGGAGAATGCTCCCCAGAGCCAGATAGACAGAATACTGTACATCTTAATGGACATGTCATGCACGACAAGGAACGACTCAGTG GCAGGGTTTCTCCTCTTGCTCCACCAAGCAGTGGAAGCAGTGGATTTAGCGACGATGACAGCCTTCACTATGATGACGGGCGGGGGCTATCCTTGGAGGAGTTTGTGCGTCACTTGAGAGACAAGGGACGGCAAGGGCTCTACCACGACTATACACAGATAAAGAGTCGACCCCCAGATGGAACTTTTGAGAATTCCAG GAAAAGATGGAACCAGAttaaaaatagatacacagacgTTCTATGTTTTGATCACTCACGGGTAGTTCTGAGTGCAGAGGATGAAGAGGGACACACTGACTACATTAATGCTAACTATGTTGATGGTTACAAGCAGAAGAATGCATTCATCTCTACACAAG gtCCTTTACCTGGAACGTTTGGAGACTTCTGGCGAATGATCTGGGAGCAAAGAGTTTGTGTTATTGTGATGACAACCAGAGCAGTAGAACGAGGAAGAACCAAGTGCGGGCAATACTGGCCAGTTGAACAAGATGGTCAGGTGTCACATTCACATTTTACTATCAAGAACACCAATGTCTATCAGTTCAGGGATTACACTGTGTCTGCTCTTACGATTGTAGATAATAAG AGTGGTGATGAGAGGAAGGTAGAACATATGCAGTTCACTTCCTGGCCAGACTATGGTGTCCCAGACTCAGCAATGGCCATGCTAGATTTCTTAGCCCATGTTCGGGAAGCGCAAGCTCGCCTGACGACAAGCCTTGGAGATAAATGGACTGGGCATCCCCTGGGACCTCCCATTGTAGTTCACTGTTCAGCTGGCATTGGTAGAACAG GAACCTTCTGCACCCTTGATATATGCATCCGCCGTTTAGAGGAAGTGGGAACAATAGAGGTGAAGGGAACGGTGGAGAAAATCCGTTCCCAGAGGGCCTACTCCATCCAGATGCCAGACCAGTATGTGTTCTGCCACCTGGCTCTCTTGGAGTATGCCTTACACAACGGCAAATTAGTGGAAGTTGACCTCACTGGTTTTGAGGAAGATGGCTCTGAATCCGACTAA
- the Ptpmeg2 gene encoding tyrosine-protein phosphatase non-receptor type 9 isoform X18, which translates to MARKFDVSRAVSLYEQHEITRHREGLTHLNPSSDPLRTELTTGKFTILPCRDTSGAAIAVFTARLHDPRATTQQTTLQGVVYQLDAALESRETQRCGLIFIYDMSESAYQNFDYQLSQKILTLLKGGYPARLKKVLIVTAPLWFKAPFKVLRLFVREKLRDRVYTVSLSELVNHIPGDCLPVELGGNLIIDHNAWLLRCLASMPNRHPSLLCESELPLPPQSALCSPGSQKHSTMVPTGDHDPNLSSQDQLCPDFSDDDRSSCEKSFSHDEDDLEGEADDLDTEGRLSSLTTVEEKTVSEDGKQKEDENEHSSSLKGECSPEPDRQNTVHLNGHVMHDKERLSGRVSPLAPPSSGSSGFSDDDSLHYDDGRGLSLEEFVRHLRDKGRQGLYHDYTQIKSRPPDGTFENSRKRWNQIKNRYTDVLCFDHSRVVLSAEDEEGHTDYINANYVDGYKQKNAFISTQGPLPGTFGDFWRMIWEQRVCVIVMTTRAVERGRTKCGQYWPVEQDGQVSHSHFTIKNTNVYQFRDYTVSALTIVDNKSGDERKVEHMQFTSWPDYGVPDSAMAMLDFLAHVREAQARLTTSLGDKWTGHPLGPPIVVHCSAGIGRTGTFCTLDICIRRLEEVGTIEVKGTVEKIRSQRAYSIQMPDQYVFCHLALLEYALHNGKLVEVDLTGFEEDGSESD; encoded by the exons ATGGCAAGGAAATTTGATGTTAGCAG AGCTGTGAGTTTATACGAGCAACACGAAATAACCAGACACAGGGAAGGCCTCACCCATCTCAATCCCTCCTCAGATCCACTTCGGACTGAGCTTACCACAGGGAAATTTACCATCCTA CCGTGCCGAGACACTTCTGGGGCAGCCATTGCAGTTTTTACCGCCCGGCTTCATGACCCTCGTGCCACCACCCAGCAAACAACGCTGCAGGGAGTTGTCTACCAGTTAGACGCTGCTTTAGAGTCAAGAGAGACCCAACGATGCGGGCTGATTTTCATCTATGATATGAGCGAGTCTGCATACCAAAATTTTGACTATCAGTTGTCACAAAAAATTCTTACTTTATTGAAG gGCGGATATCCAGCACGTTTGAAAAAGGTGCTGATTGTAACTGCGCCATTGTGGTTCAAGGCGCCTTTCAAAGttctgcgtttgtttgtgcgaGAGAAGTTGCGTGACCGTGTctacactgtctctctttctgag CTTGTAAATCATATACCTGGGGATTGTCTGCCAGTAGAACTGGGAGGGAACCTCATCATTGACCACAACGCGTGGTTGTTACGGTGCCTTGCCTCCATGCCCAACAGGCACCCGTCCCTCTTGTGTGAGTCTGAACTCCCTCTGCCGCCCCAGTCAGCCCTCTGTTCTCCAGGCTCCCAAAAGCATTCTACCATGGTACCTACAGGGGACCACGATCCTAATCTGTCATCGCAAGATCAG CTATGTCCAGACTTCAGTGATGATGACCGGAGTTCTTGTGAGAAGAGCTTCTCCCATGATGAGGATGACTTAGAAGGAGAAGCTGATGATCTAGACACAGAAGGAAGACTATCTAGTCTAACGACTGTGGAAGAGAAGACAGTGAGTGAAGATGGGAagcaaaaggaagatgaaaatgagCATAGCTCAAGTTTAAAGGGAGAATGCTCCCCAGAGCCAGATAGACAGAATACTGTACATCTTAATGGACATGTCATGCACGACAAGGAACGACTCAGTG GCAGGGTTTCTCCTCTTGCTCCACCAAGCAGTGGAAGCAGTGGATTTAGCGACGATGACAGCCTTCACTATGATGACGGGCGGGGGCTATCCTTGGAGGAGTTTGTGCGTCACTTGAGAGACAAGGGACGGCAAGGGCTCTACCACGACTATACACAGATAAAGAGTCGACCCCCAGATGGAACTTTTGAGAATTCCAG GAAAAGATGGAACCAGAttaaaaatagatacacagacgTTCTATGTTTTGATCACTCACGGGTAGTTCTGAGTGCAGAGGATGAAGAGGGACACACTGACTACATTAATGCTAACTATGTTGATGGTTACAAGCAGAAGAATGCATTCATCTCTACACAAG gtCCTTTACCTGGAACGTTTGGAGACTTCTGGCGAATGATCTGGGAGCAAAGAGTTTGTGTTATTGTGATGACAACCAGAGCAGTAGAACGAGGAAGAACCAAGTGCGGGCAATACTGGCCAGTTGAACAAGATGGTCAGGTGTCACATTCACATTTTACTATCAAGAACACCAATGTCTATCAGTTCAGGGATTACACTGTGTCTGCTCTTACGATTGTAGATAATAAG AGTGGTGATGAGAGGAAGGTAGAACATATGCAGTTCACTTCCTGGCCAGACTATGGTGTCCCAGACTCAGCAATGGCCATGCTAGATTTCTTAGCCCATGTTCGGGAAGCGCAAGCTCGCCTGACGACAAGCCTTGGAGATAAATGGACTGGGCATCCCCTGGGACCTCCCATTGTAGTTCACTGTTCAGCTGGCATTGGTAGAACAG GAACCTTCTGCACCCTTGATATATGCATCCGCCGTTTAGAGGAAGTGGGAACAATAGAGGTGAAGGGAACGGTGGAGAAAATCCGTTCCCAGAGGGCCTACTCCATCCAGATGCCAGACCAGTATGTGTTCTGCCACCTGGCTCTCTTGGAGTATGCCTTACACAACGGCAAATTAGTGGAAGTTGACCTCACTGGTTTTGAGGAAGATGGCTCTGAATCCGACTAA
- the Ptpmeg2 gene encoding tyrosine-protein phosphatase non-receptor type 9 isoform X9, with the protein MSCGVGGTCPALACPALPSTWSARPLAHGHRATKEFVEQVNELRRSRNVGPLSWNTAVKFLMARKFDVSRAVSLYEQHEITRHREGLTHLNPSSDPLRTELTTGKFTILPCRDTSGAAIAVFTARLHDPRATTQQTTLQGVVYQLDAALESRETQRCGLIFIYDMSESAYQNFDYQLSQKILTLLKGGYPARLKKVLIVTAPLWFKAPFKVLRLFVREKLRDRVYTVSLSELVNHIPGDCLPVELGGNLIIDHNAWLLRCLASMPNRHPSLLCESELPLPPQSALCSPGSQKHSTMVPTGDHDPNLSSQDQLCPDFSDDDRSSCEKSFSHDEDDLEGEADDLDTEGRLSSLTTVEEKTVSEDGKQKEDENEHSSSLKGECSPEPDRQNTVHLNGHVMHDKERLSGRVSPLAPPSSGSSGFSDDDSLHYDDGRGLSLEEFVRHLRDKGRQGLYHDYTQIKSRPPDGTFENSRKRWNQIKNRYTDVLCFDHSRVVLSAEDEEGHTDYINANYVDGYKQKNAFISTQGPLPGTFGDFWRMIWEQRVCVIVMTTRAVERGRTKCGQYWPVEQDGQVSHSHFTIKNTNVYQFRDYTVSALTIVDNKSGDERKVEHMQFTSWPDYGVPDSAMAMLDFLAHVREAQARLTTSLGDKWTGHPLGPPIVVHCSAGIGRTGTFCTLDICIRRLEEVGTIEVKGTVEKIRSQRAYSIQMPDQYVFCHLALLEYALHNGKLVEVDLTGFEEDGSESD; encoded by the exons GCGACGAAAGAGTTTGTAGAGCAAGTTAATGAGCTGCGACGGTCTCGGAACGTTGGGCCTCTGTCATGGAATACAGCTGTCAAGTTTCTTATGGCAAGGAAATTTGATGTTAGCAG AGCTGTGAGTTTATACGAGCAACACGAAATAACCAGACACAGGGAAGGCCTCACCCATCTCAATCCCTCCTCAGATCCACTTCGGACTGAGCTTACCACAGGGAAATTTACCATCCTA CCGTGCCGAGACACTTCTGGGGCAGCCATTGCAGTTTTTACCGCCCGGCTTCATGACCCTCGTGCCACCACCCAGCAAACAACGCTGCAGGGAGTTGTCTACCAGTTAGACGCTGCTTTAGAGTCAAGAGAGACCCAACGATGCGGGCTGATTTTCATCTATGATATGAGCGAGTCTGCATACCAAAATTTTGACTATCAGTTGTCACAAAAAATTCTTACTTTATTGAAG gGCGGATATCCAGCACGTTTGAAAAAGGTGCTGATTGTAACTGCGCCATTGTGGTTCAAGGCGCCTTTCAAAGttctgcgtttgtttgtgcgaGAGAAGTTGCGTGACCGTGTctacactgtctctctttctgag CTTGTAAATCATATACCTGGGGATTGTCTGCCAGTAGAACTGGGAGGGAACCTCATCATTGACCACAACGCGTGGTTGTTACGGTGCCTTGCCTCCATGCCCAACAGGCACCCGTCCCTCTTGTGTGAGTCTGAACTCCCTCTGCCGCCCCAGTCAGCCCTCTGTTCTCCAGGCTCCCAAAAGCATTCTACCATGGTACCTACAGGGGACCACGATCCTAATCTGTCATCGCAAGATCAG CTATGTCCAGACTTCAGTGATGATGACCGGAGTTCTTGTGAGAAGAGCTTCTCCCATGATGAGGATGACTTAGAAGGAGAAGCTGATGATCTAGACACAGAAGGAAGACTATCTAGTCTAACGACTGTGGAAGAGAAGACAGTGAGTGAAGATGGGAagcaaaaggaagatgaaaatgagCATAGCTCAAGTTTAAAGGGAGAATGCTCCCCAGAGCCAGATAGACAGAATACTGTACATCTTAATGGACATGTCATGCACGACAAGGAACGACTCAGTG GCAGGGTTTCTCCTCTTGCTCCACCAAGCAGTGGAAGCAGTGGATTTAGCGACGATGACAGCCTTCACTATGATGACGGGCGGGGGCTATCCTTGGAGGAGTTTGTGCGTCACTTGAGAGACAAGGGACGGCAAGGGCTCTACCACGACTATACACAGATAAAGAGTCGACCCCCAGATGGAACTTTTGAGAATTCCAG GAAAAGATGGAACCAGAttaaaaatagatacacagacgTTCTATGTTTTGATCACTCACGGGTAGTTCTGAGTGCAGAGGATGAAGAGGGACACACTGACTACATTAATGCTAACTATGTTGATGGTTACAAGCAGAAGAATGCATTCATCTCTACACAAG gtCCTTTACCTGGAACGTTTGGAGACTTCTGGCGAATGATCTGGGAGCAAAGAGTTTGTGTTATTGTGATGACAACCAGAGCAGTAGAACGAGGAAGAACCAAGTGCGGGCAATACTGGCCAGTTGAACAAGATGGTCAGGTGTCACATTCACATTTTACTATCAAGAACACCAATGTCTATCAGTTCAGGGATTACACTGTGTCTGCTCTTACGATTGTAGATAATAAG AGTGGTGATGAGAGGAAGGTAGAACATATGCAGTTCACTTCCTGGCCAGACTATGGTGTCCCAGACTCAGCAATGGCCATGCTAGATTTCTTAGCCCATGTTCGGGAAGCGCAAGCTCGCCTGACGACAAGCCTTGGAGATAAATGGACTGGGCATCCCCTGGGACCTCCCATTGTAGTTCACTGTTCAGCTGGCATTGGTAGAACAG GAACCTTCTGCACCCTTGATATATGCATCCGCCGTTTAGAGGAAGTGGGAACAATAGAGGTGAAGGGAACGGTGGAGAAAATCCGTTCCCAGAGGGCCTACTCCATCCAGATGCCAGACCAGTATGTGTTCTGCCACCTGGCTCTCTTGGAGTATGCCTTACACAACGGCAAATTAGTGGAAGTTGACCTCACTGGTTTTGAGGAAGATGGCTCTGAATCCGACTAA